The DNA window GCGAGGCTCATTGCCGCTTCCAATGTCGTCGGATTTTGCATCTGCACATCTAAACTCATTGGCTCTTGTAATCCAATCGTAAACAGTTGTACCTGCTGATCTTCGGAGAGGTAGCCCGCGCGAGCCAGCAGGTCGAGGAAGCGGTCGGTGTAGTCGTCCACCGTAGACGTGCGCCGGCAGGCGCGAGCTCGCCCAGCGGTGCCGAACGGAGTGGGGGGCTGTAGCGCATGTTGAGGAGCTCCGAAAAACGGTGCCACGAGGGTGGCCCATGGTCACGCTCCAGACACGTATACCACTGCTGCGCTCCGTCGAGCAAGTGGTAGGAGGCCAGCCACACCTTGTCATCTTCCGGCATGCGTTGTCCCCAGATTAATTGCTCACACCGGTTGAGAAAAGGAAGTGGATCGTCGCGGCCGTCGTACTTGGGGAAGTCGAGCTTGTGGTAGCGTGGGGGTCGCTCGCCATCACCATCATAGCGGTGACTGAATCGACCGTGGAAGCCGCTCCGACCGCCGTCCGGACCAAAGCCATCACCGCCGCGAGCAAAGGGATCGCCGTGGCCGAAGTAGTTGCCGCCACGGCCTCCGCCGAGGCCGCCAGCGCCACCTACGTCGTCGAAATGAGGGGACTGTGCGCGAGCCCCACGCTCCAGACGATTGATGACCATGTTCTGATCGCGCTGCTGCTGATCGAGATCAGTGATTTGGCCGCTGAGCGCGTCGAGGTGTTCCAGGACTTCCTCGAAACGCCGGCGCCAAACGTCGTCGTTGTTGGCACCATCTGCCATCGGAGCCGCAGAAACGCGAAGGATCGAAAGGAATCTGATACCAAGATGTTAGGAGCGAGGATGAATCGCTCCCAACCTAACACCACCGGTAACTCACGCTAGAACAGGGATAGAGATTAGAGAGAACAGAGGGGTTTAGCGAAGATAGATTGGATTAATTTCTGCTCAACATTAACCATAACGtgatggctataaatagccttACATCCGAACTGATCTTTAACTAAATAAAAGGGATAACAAAACTAACCTAACAACCTGATAACTGCGCGCCTAATTATTCTCCTCGCGTGGTACTGTAGCGCAGCCGGCACGCTGTTTGTCCCGATGTCGGCGGTGGAATGGAATTCCCCACATAACATCAATCCAAATATGCACGAGGCAAGCCACATAGCTAACAGAATTCATATACTTACCATGAACACGGGTACCTTCAGGTTGTGCTTGAGACTTCTGTTGTTCCTTTATCTACAGATTATAACATATGTAAGTACATAATTGAGGAAAGAAAATCAAAGTCAGATGGATGATTTTAGGCTTCCAATGGACGCCGGTATTGTGCCCCTCAACAGGTTTCTGGACAAGTCCCTGTAGATGCCACACATTAGACCAAGAATAAGCAGTGAATCAGATCAGGGTATTTTGCTAAGAACCTACAAGACTGTGAGGTGAATGAGCTCGCCAATCTCTGAAGGGATGCCTCCTTGTAGGTAGTTGGCTTTCAGGTAACTGCACACACACAGTAAATTAAACCTCCACATTTCAGCTCGACAAATTCATTAGCAGACAGATGGAGATGGAACCAAACAAGTAGATCGTAGCAGCATACATACATTACTCTGAGCTCGGTGCAGTTCTTG is part of the Oryza glaberrima chromosome 4, OglaRS2, whole genome shotgun sequence genome and encodes:
- the LOC127771539 gene encoding LRR receptor-like serine/threonine-protein kinase FEI 2 codes for the protein MQLGGIISPSIGKLDKLPRIALHQNSLHGPIPSDIKNCTELRVIYLKANYLQGGIPSEIGELIHLTVLDLSRNLLRGTIPASIGSLKSSI